A region from the Patescibacteria group bacterium genome encodes:
- a CDS encoding HAD family phosphatase: MIKAIIFDFHDTIIKNGLNPIVKREKILSLEIWQPFWRGETSEKQFWQKWAQELGKDIKWEEKTRQEYYLQSIPVEGILSLVKKLRPKYKLGLLGNCPKAFLEDAVNRFSLDKYFDMMICSGETGLMKPDPEIYLLICQKLGVIPRECLYIDDDKIKLEAAINLGMKGILFKKTPQLTVELKNEKYL, from the coding sequence ATGATTAAAGCGATAATTTTTGATTTCCACGACACCATCATTAAAAACGGTCTAAACCCAATTGTTAAAAGGGAAAAGATTTTATCGTTGGAAATATGGCAGCCTTTTTGGCGGGGAGAAACTTCGGAAAAACAATTTTGGCAAAAATGGGCACAGGAATTAGGAAAGGATATAAAGTGGGAGGAAAAAACACGGCAAGAATATTACTTACAAAGCATTCCGGTAGAAGGAATATTGTCTTTGGTTAAAAAATTAAGGCCGAAATACAAGTTGGGACTTTTAGGGAATTGTCCGAAAGCTTTTCTCGAAGATGCGGTTAACCGATTTTCCCTTGATAAGTACTTTGATATGATGATTTGTTCGGGAGAGACAGGACTTATGAAACCAGACCCGGAAATTTATCTTCTTATTTGTCAAAAGCTTGGGGTAATACCAAGAGAGTGTCTTTATATTGATGACGATAAAATAAAACTTGAAGCCGCAATAAATTTAGGCATGAAAGGGATTTTGTTTAAAAAGACGCCACAGTTAACTGTTGAGTTAAAGAATGAAAAATATTTATAA
- a CDS encoding glycosyltransferase: protein MIEASIGVMAYNEEQNIARCLEAILSQELNKAQIKEIFVVASGCTDKTIPIVKRLAKTDKRIKLLIQKERLGKSSAVNLFLKHAKGKIVVCAGADTIPQEDVIEKLARPFSNPRIGMTGARPIPSDPQDHFFGFAAHLLWELHHQVALMSPKMGEMVAYRKIFERIPYASAVDEATVEPLIVGQGYTLKYVPDAIVLNKGTENLFEFMKQRRRIYSGHLALKKIQGYQVSTLGLRKTLLAWVKVLKPDFKYLIWSPAVALLEMMARILGTYDYHFQKNKHTIWDRVESTKNLNVV, encoded by the coding sequence ATGATTGAAGCAAGTATCGGCGTGATGGCTTACAACGAGGAACAAAACATTGCCCGTTGCCTTGAGGCCATACTGTCACAAGAACTTAATAAAGCCCAGATTAAGGAAATATTTGTCGTGGCTTCTGGTTGCACTGACAAGACAATTCCCATTGTTAAACGCCTGGCCAAAACCGACAAAAGAATCAAACTCTTGATTCAAAAAGAACGTTTGGGGAAATCTTCGGCCGTTAATTTATTTCTAAAACATGCCAAAGGGAAAATTGTGGTTTGCGCCGGGGCGGACACGATTCCACAGGAGGATGTAATTGAAAAATTGGCAAGGCCATTTTCCAATCCAAGAATCGGGATGACCGGAGCCCGGCCGATTCCTTCAGACCCTCAAGATCATTTCTTTGGTTTTGCCGCCCACCTTTTATGGGAGCTTCATCACCAAGTGGCTTTAATGTCCCCAAAAATGGGGGAGATGGTGGCTTACCGGAAAATCTTTGAAAGAATTCCTTACGCTTCGGCCGTTGACGAAGCCACGGTTGAACCTTTAATTGTTGGTCAAGGGTACACTCTTAAATACGTTCCCGACGCGATTGTTTTAAATAAAGGGACAGAGAATTTATTCGAATTTATGAAGCAAAGAAGAAGAATCTATAGCGGCCATTTAGCTTTAAAAAAAATTCAAGGTTATCAAGTTTCTACTTTAGGTTTAAGAAAAACTCTTCTTGCTTGGGTAAAAGTTTTAAAGCCTGATTTTAAATATTTAATCTGGTCGCCAGCCGTGGCTTTATTGGAAATGATGGCCAGAATCCTCGGGACTTATGATTATCATTTTCAAAAAAATAAGCACACTATTTGGGACAGGGTGGAATCAACAAAAAACCTCAATGTTGTTTAA
- a CDS encoding radical SAM protein, translating to MLFKIFSFFKILPLSYTFSLTNKCNSRCLTCNIWQKKATVELTKEEWKRIFQSLGHSPYWVTLSGGEPFLRADLMEIVSDLCRIGNPKIINIPSNGLLTEKIVNDVGKITKANPKTNFVINLSLDGIREKHDQARGIKGNFDKTVKTLSLLKKLKKRNLTIGIHTVISKNNVKEFPRITDYVLDTLKPDSYITEIAENRVELDNLSNKIQPSLRDYKTAINYLKTRMKKEKLAILPRIQRAFRLVYYDLVMKFLKEQRQVIPCYAGLASAQIASNGDIWPCCVRADILGNLKENNFDFKKIWFSPKSDLVRKSIRNKKCYCPLANVSYTNILLSPKTLITVGANFLKA from the coding sequence ATGTTGTTTAAAATTTTTTCTTTTTTTAAAATTCTGCCCTTAAGTTATACCTTCAGCTTAACTAATAAGTGTAATTCCCGCTGTTTAACCTGCAATATTTGGCAAAAAAAAGCTACGGTTGAACTAACAAAAGAAGAGTGGAAACGGATTTTTCAATCACTGGGACATTCTCCTTATTGGGTGACATTATCTGGCGGAGAACCCTTCTTGCGGGCTGATCTTATGGAAATTGTTAGTGATTTATGCCGGATAGGCAACCCAAAAATTATAAACATTCCCTCTAATGGCTTATTAACAGAAAAGATTGTTAATGATGTTGGAAAAATTACCAAGGCCAATCCCAAAACAAATTTTGTGATTAATTTATCGCTTGATGGAATAAGGGAAAAGCACGACCAGGCCAGGGGGATTAAGGGTAATTTCGATAAAACAGTCAAAACGTTATCTTTACTAAAAAAACTGAAAAAGAGAAATCTGACGATCGGTATTCATACCGTTATTTCTAAAAATAATGTTAAGGAATTTCCAAGGATTACCGACTATGTTTTAGACACGTTAAAGCCTGATTCATACATTACGGAAATCGCGGAGAATCGGGTCGAACTCGATAATTTGAGTAATAAAATACAACCTTCGTTGCGGGATTATAAAACAGCTATTAACTATTTAAAAACCAGAATGAAGAAGGAAAAATTGGCGATTTTACCCAGAATACAGCGGGCCTTCCGGCTTGTTTATTACGATTTGGTTATGAAGTTCTTAAAAGAACAAAGACAGGTTATTCCTTGCTACGCCGGTTTAGCTTCAGCGCAAATTGCTTCAAACGGCGATATCTGGCCTTGCTGTGTCCGGGCGGATATTTTAGGGAACCTGAAAGAGAACAATTTTGATTTTAAGAAAATCTGGTTTTCGCCTAAAAGTGATTTAGTTCGAAAATCAATTAGGAATAAAAAATGTTATTGTCCTTTAGCTAATGTTAGCTATACTAATATTCTTTTAAGCCCAAAAACCTTAATAACCGTTGGGGCAAATTTTTTAAAAGCATGA